The region aacatggagggttgttagaccagaacgagggtaaaatatcgaatgctggagaaatattttctaaccACTATTTCTGTCACTATGCATCCCTTTCTCTTCCCACTAGACTTTACATCATCTCCATATTTCTCATCAATTTACACTTTTATACAGTTGCTATTTCCCCAACCCTTTATATACTGTCACTTATCTCCTCTTCCCCAACCcacttttattttccttcaccATTGACCACATTTCCACTTTTGTTCACCATTCACCTCTATCTCCATCTCTAACTATCTGTCACTCTCCTTTCACACTTTCATGAACCTACACATCCATCCTCAATTCCACCTGTTCTCCCTGTATCCACCTTCTTGTATCTTGAGAGTACATGCTGATACCTCATCTCCACTATCTTTTATCCCTTTTCAGCTGAGGTTGTGATGTATCTTCTTTATTGGTCCTGTTCCTATTTCATACTTCAACCTCTAAATATCTGGCACAAAACCATGTCACTACAGCACCCAAACTCAGTTTTCTTGGGAGTTACTTAATGACCTCACTAGTGATGccgccatgtaaaaagcactcagtacactctgttaagtggttggtgtcaggatggtcagccagccatagaaaccataccaaagaaaACACTGGAGCTCAATGCAATTCTCTGTTGGATTGTTCAACCAGCATGGAATGCACatatcaaataatgatgatggtctgatgaaatatattttataatgttttttctATGTTTGTAGCATAATAACAGTACAATGGTGTTATCCCTcttatatgagaatatatttctCAGCCATTTACAATGTTAAATAAGAGCATCTTTTCTCCTTGAAGAAAACACCATACTTATTCGTGATGTTTAATATTCACTTGTGTATAATGTGGACCTATAAGTATGGGTAAGAAAATTCAAGAAAAGAATACATCTCATATATAATAAACACTGACATTATTTTAGTATAATGTTTTATGTAAAAAGAAGTGTTTAgcaactttattattatcattactgtctaaaattcattgaaaaagtTCAAACATCCTAAATGAAACAAGTTAGAAAGTGATCTTTCAACTTTACTGGCTTAAGGCTCTTGCTGTAAAGTCAATGTGGAAATTACAAGATCATTTTGAGAATCCTGAATGATTTTATTAAAACTATCACCAATGTAGATATAACTGTGGTTATATAAACTACACTGTTTGGAAGTTATCACactgttgtattttctttttctgtgaatatatttatggttatataaaatacatttttttcataaactctATGTTACTTGATTGAGAAAAAtaattaccacagatattactGGATTACGTTTTGTCTCTTGTGTGAAAGCACTTGCGTAGTTGAATGATTTGTTGCAAagaatgatatacaaaatattacagTAACATGGTTTCTTATCTGTATAAGTATGTTAGCAGTCAATCAAGTAACTATTGAGTGAACAGAATGGTTGTGAGTAGTTAACCTTCTTTCAGATAAAGATTTATTGTCACCATcacaatatggtttctctccgcTTTGAATAAATTTGTGCTTAGTTACATTACTAATTTGAttaaatgatttactacagatactGTCTCTCTCCTGCATGAATACATTTGCAAATGATTAAATGGCTGGCTTGAGAGAACAATATACCACAGGATATGGTTTTTCACTTATAATTTTGTGTATGACTATGTCTGTTATGTATAGTTATGTAACTTGATTGAGAGAATTATCAATGaaagatatcacaatgatatgggtttttttccccctttatgaGTGCGTATGTGAAGTTATGCAACTTTTTCAGGGAATGATTTGTCAGAGATACTAGTGATGTGGTTTCTCttctgtatgaatattttagcAGTTAAACAAGTTACTactgaataattgaataaatattgttttgttttggtttttctcctctatgaatatgtttgtgtttagatAAGAACCTtccttcagagaatgatttaccacaactatcacaatggtatggcttctctcctgtgtgaatacgtttgtgtttagttacatCACTATTTTGgtagaaagatttaccacaaatatcacagtgatatggtttctcaccagtgtgaatacgtttgtgaatagttaaaTGACTGGTTTgggagaacgatttaccacacacatcacagtgatagggcttctctcctgtgtgaatgtgcttgtgagtagttaagtgacCTGCTTGAGAAAATGAaataccacatatatcacagtgatatggcttctctcctgtatgtatatgtctgtgtttagaTAAGTTACttcttccagagaatgatttaccacagatatcacagtgatagggtttcTCACCAGTATGAATGCGCTTGTGAGAGGTTAAGTAGCTTGTTtcagcaaatgatttaccacagatatcacaatggtatggtttttcacttgtatttttgtgtttttcttctgtatgaatacgtctgttgtgtatagttatgtaacttgattgagagaatgatttaccacagatatcacagtgatatggtttttcccctgtatgaatacgtttgtgagtagttaaatgACATTTTtcagggaatgatttaccacagatatcacagtgatgtggcttctcacctgtatgagtacgtttgtgagaAGTAACATGAACTCTTTGAAAGAaggacttaccacagatatcacagtgatatggcttctctcctatATGAATGtacttgtgtttagttaaattgcCTCCTacggagaatgatttaccacaaatgtcacagtgatatggagtttctcctgtatgaatgcgcttaTGAGTAATTAAATGACTTcttgtagagaatgatttaccacatgtatcacagtgatagggtttctctccagtatgaatgaatttatgtttatttaatttacctccttcagagaatgatttaccacagatatcacaatgatatggagtttctcctgtatgaatacgtttgtgagtatttAAGTGACTTTTTGTGGAGAATGAGtaaccacagatatcacagtgatatggtttttctccagtatgaatacgtttgtgagttgttaaaggacttctttgagaaaatgatttaccacagatatcacaatgatatggtttctctcctgtgtgaatacgtttgtgagtagtgaGGTGACCTTTTTGAGAGAATGGtttattacagatatcacagaGGTATAAAGATTTCCTTATCTCTTGTAGCATCATGTTATCAGGAAAATCAATTTGTTTGGTTTGCGTTATACATTTAACCTGATTCTCAcataattcattttccataatttttcttcttccacGACAGcatattttcctcttttcttttatcttgtattCCTAACAGATATGTCTACTGCTATATTTCTATCAGTTGAGATCTTTGTCAACATCTGAAGCTGCTGTGAACTCCTTAGTAAATAAGTCCAAATTTTTATCTCGTACATCTTCTAAACAGTAACTCAGTCACAGATTTATATAAACAGGGTTATATCTATTCTGTATGACATCATCCTTCAGTCTTTAAAAGATGTTAATATTCTTGAAGCATCTGATGGAAAAATTCTTCAATACCAAATGCCATCTAATATcctgaaataatagagaaacagtATAAGATTAAGCAGGTACTTAAATTGTGGAGATTCGACAATAGAGATTTTACAACAGTTCTATATTGGAAAATTAGATATAAACTTTTCTTTGAACAATTAAACTTTAAGTTTTAatctgttatataaaaaaaatacatcataaatacatgcaaaccttgcataaaatctatatatttacaatcGACATCTACACCTTCAGATTATAAACGTTAAAACTACAGAATAGTAgataataacattgttttctctCTAGAAACATTATTGAGTTTCTTACTCTTGTCCAACCCTGAATGAGCAAGCCTGTGAGATAAAGCATACCAGCTATGATCATACTATTTTAAGAAAGCaatgtgtaatttgagagaaatctagttgctatttcttgcaggtcaagtaaCAAAATAACAGGTTCCTCAGAGAATCATGGATTCTggaaatttttctgaaaatatttggaaatgcaACATACTGACAGTGAAGAGGAGAGTTGAGGTAAATGTGGAGTTGCTACAAGCAAACAGAAGGTCAACAGAGATGTGTGGGGAACAAGGCCTGTACTATTTATTAGGCAAACTAGGTGATTGTCCAGGATGCTAAAATCTGAGGTCAATGCGCATATTCTGAACAACTTCTCAAAATTCCTCAATCCAACTAAAAACACAAATTCTTAGTAACAAAGTGAACATGAGAGAACACTTCTGAAACACAGGCGGATGGAGGAGAGGGAAGATGAAATGGTTAGATGTGTCATGGTTTGGCAAATAACAGATTTACTTgttaaataacattttcattatattatcatcatgTATATGATAATAATTTACATATCATTACAATAATATGTAAATTACTATTATATGCATGATAATAATACCAGAGGTTTCTGatattattcattataatttttttcaacagcacttttcagCATGAGTCAAACTCTAAAACAGATTAAGTAAAAAATATTAGTAAtgctaattatttaaaaattttgttcagtAATGTAAACACTTTTATGAGTGGTAAATTTgatgaagtgaaaagaaaaattgaggAAATGAACTTTTATCATGTCATTGCAATTTTAGAAATCAACTCAAGTTATGAGACTATGAGACAGTATTTTCAGAATATTTGGtacaaagataaaaatcaatgaaaaaaaataaaacaatgaaaaagtcAGCTTactttatgatgacaatgatgatgatgatcatcaaatgacattgtgcgtatatatgtttaaacacaGTTAATTCTGTCATCTGTTAATCTCCTAAACTTACCCACGAATATAAACAGACATGCGTAAAGTCATgtaaacagaaatcaatatttgagtGGGAACATATTGAAAATACgggaaagaataacaa is a window of Octopus bimaculoides isolate UCB-OBI-ISO-001 chromosome 10, ASM119413v2, whole genome shotgun sequence DNA encoding:
- the LOC106879766 gene encoding zinc finger protein 665; amino-acid sequence: MENELCENQVKCITQTKQIDFPDNMMLQEIRKSLYLCDICNKPFSQKGHLTTHKRIHTGEKPYHCDICGKSFSQRSPLTTHKRIHTGEKPYHCDICGYSFSTKSHLNTHKRIHTGETPYHCDICGKSFSEGGKLNKHKFIHTGEKPYHCDTCGKSFSTRSHLITHKRIHTGETPYHCDICGKSFSVGGNLTKHKYIHIGEKPYHCDICGKSFFQRVHVTSHKRTHTGEKPHHCDICGKSFPEKCHLTTHKRIHTGEKPYHCDICGKSFSQSSYITIHNRRIHTEEKHKNTSEKPYHCDICGKSFAETSYLTSHKRIHTGEKPYHCDICGKSFSGRSNLSKHRHIHTGEKPYHCDICGISFSQAGHLTTHKHIHTGEKPYHCDVCGKSFSQTSHLTIHKRIHTGEKPYHCDICGKSFYQNSDVTKHKRIHTGEKPYHCDSCGKSFSEGRFLSKHKHIHRGEKPKQNNIYSIIQ